In Prunus dulcis unplaced genomic scaffold, ALMONDv2, whole genome shotgun sequence, one genomic interval encodes:
- the LOC117612475 gene encoding DNA repair protein XRCC3 homolog translates to MTPQNLMLLPLSTPKLSIGCPILDHCLGGGIACNSITELVGESGSGKTQLCLQLTVRAQLPPSHGGLGGSSIYIFTEFSFPFRRLQQLGNLYHASYPNLIRLEPLEDIYVHGVHDAQELIHVLGDIEAFIAIDHTRLTVKLIVIDSIAALFRSQYQTTPADLKRRSEMFFNISGTLKGLANKYGLAVVVTNQVVDFIGPHHGVNGVRLGNLESLDTSGRRVSPALGLAWAHCINSRVFLARHEQSIEVDIRNAPSTSICSQTHRTFHLVFAPHLAYASAEFVIKKEGIVGVSQ, encoded by the coding sequence ATGacaccccaaaacctcatgcTCCTTCCTCTTTCAACCCCTAAATTATCCATTGGATGCCCAATACTAGATCACTGCTTGGGGGGTGGGATAGCCTGCAACTCCATAACAGAATTAGTAGGGGAGAGTGGTTCTGGGAAGACGCAGCTTTGTCTCCAACTTACGGTACGAGCTCAGCTCCCACCCTCACATGGTGGACTAGGGGGCTCCTCCATCTACATATTCACAGAATTCAGCTTCCCATTTCGTCGATTGCAACAACTAGGCAACCTTTATCATGCATCATACCCCAACTTAATAAGGTTGGAGCCATTGGAAGACATATATGTTCATGGTGTTCATGATGCTCAAGAACTCATCCATGTCCTTGGAGACATAGAAGCATTTATTGCCATTGATCACACCCGCCTAACTGTGAAACTCATTGTCATTGATTCCATTGCTGCATTGTTCCGATCACAGTATCAGACAACACCGGCAGATTTGAAACGGCGGTCTGAAATGTTCTTCAACATATCTGGGACATTGAAGGGTTTAGCAAATAAGTATGGGTTGGCGGTGGTTGTCACCAACCAAGTGGTGGATTTTATTGGGCCACATCATGGAGTGAATGGGGTGAGGTTGGGAAACTTGGAGTCCCTGGACACATCAGGCAGACGGGTGAGTCCAGCTTTGGGACTGGCTTGGGCACATTGCATAAATTCAAGAGTGTTCTTGGCAAGACATGAGCAATCTATTGAGGTTGACATTCGTAATGCTCCTTCAACAAGTATATGTAGTCAAACACATAGGACATTTCACCTTGTATTTGCCCCACATCTGGCCTATGCATCGGCCgaatttgtgataaaaaaagaaggtatagTCGGAGTATCACAGTAA